In a genomic window of Pelodiscus sinensis isolate JC-2024 chromosome 32, ASM4963464v1, whole genome shotgun sequence:
- the LOC106731309 gene encoding ohanin-like: MAAPAPESTSWESPNKHALHTFEENVTLDPKTAHPNLVLCKKRKYVTSVHPPQDLPDNPKRFDTVPCVLGSEGFTSRKHYWEVVVGNQREWAVGVARDSVRRKGSVQLTPEEGIWALGRWWVGYGSVLDPRVGSGSSVSEHREDEAHETEHRGEHTEAAHLLSGYEGAETIGVLLEYGKGKVTFYEQDKVTIMRVDFGGEEVFPFFYVGPGVHLKVIP, translated from the exons atggctgctcctgctccagaaTCAACCAGCTGGGAGAGCCCCAACAAACATGCTCTACATACATTCGAAG AGAATGTGACCCTGGATCCTAAAACGGCTCATCCCAACCTTGTCCTGTGTAAGAAACGGAAGTATGTGACATCGGTACACCCACCGCAGGATCTGCCCGACAACCCTAAGAGATTTGACACCGTTCCCTGCGTGCTGGGCTCTGAGGGGTTCACCTCGAGGAAACATTAttgggaggtggtggtggggaatcAGCGGGAATGGGCTGTGGGGGTAGCCAGAGACTCTGTGAGAAGAAAGGGATCTGTCCAGCTTACGCCGGAGGAAGGGATCTGGGCTCTGGGGCGTTGGTGGGTTGGATACGGTTCTGTCTTGGATCCACGGGTGGGGAGTGGATCATCTGTCTCCGAGCACAGAGAGGACGAGGCGCATGAGACAGAGCACAGGGGAGAGCATACGGAGGCGGCGCATTTGCTATCCGGGTACGAGGGAGCTGAGACGATTGGGGTTCTTCTGGAATATGGAAAAGGAAAAGTGACCTTTTACGAACAGGACAAGGTCACAATCATGCGAGTCGATTTCGGCGGCGAAGAAGTCTTTCCTTTCTTCTACGTGGGCCCAGGAGTCCACCTCAAAGTGATTCCCTGA